Proteins found in one Enterococcus sp. 9D6_DIV0238 genomic segment:
- a CDS encoding serine/threonine-protein kinase, with the protein MENVTEERVSLYKEIEPLTDKPNGPVLVRNRETKEFFVKKCYPLFLKENLLTLQALDHTHLPKIQEVLVEDGKLFLYEEFIHGKTLTQIIQRSEMIEIEALLKMTLELLDALIALHSKGIIHRDVKPGNIMMTNDGVLKLIDFDAVRTFDGGKETDTVQLGTVGFASPEQFGFAESDRRSDLYSVGVVMNVCATKKYPKEHLSTNKFIRPLILKATKLDPNDRYQSALEMKWEVEEQWKKLKFNQLSDEKVENKASQEDRIREILAKNAANKEQQQNNPQKVAETYPSSIVRKYVPGFRTDIVWKKVIAVIYYLFIGLGLPLDISRNGSSTGRSALVVEDLLYFVLPVFLFTNFMDFHSKLPLLKSKKRIVRIFGYILLGLFWLALCSLLRGEQRVP; encoded by the coding sequence GGGAAACAAAAGAATTCTTTGTCAAAAAATGCTATCCGCTGTTTCTAAAAGAAAATTTGCTCACCCTTCAGGCACTTGATCATACCCATTTACCAAAAATCCAAGAAGTATTGGTTGAAGATGGGAAGCTTTTTTTATATGAGGAATTTATTCATGGCAAGACGTTGACGCAAATCATCCAGCGGTCTGAAATGATCGAAATAGAAGCACTCTTAAAAATGACATTGGAATTGCTGGATGCGCTAATTGCCTTACATAGCAAAGGGATCATCCATCGCGATGTCAAGCCAGGAAATATCATGATGACGAATGATGGTGTACTGAAATTGATCGACTTCGATGCGGTTCGGACTTTTGACGGCGGAAAAGAAACGGATACTGTCCAGTTGGGAACAGTTGGTTTCGCCTCTCCAGAGCAGTTCGGTTTTGCCGAATCAGATAGGCGCAGTGATCTATATTCTGTAGGGGTTGTGATGAATGTTTGCGCTACGAAAAAATATCCGAAAGAGCACCTAAGCACGAATAAATTTATACGGCCATTGATTCTAAAAGCAACTAAGCTAGATCCTAACGATCGCTATCAATCAGCCTTAGAAATGAAGTGGGAAGTTGAAGAACAGTGGAAAAAACTGAAATTCAATCAGTTATCGGATGAAAAAGTAGAAAATAAAGCGAGTCAGGAAGATCGCATAAGAGAAATCCTTGCAAAAAATGCGGCGAACAAAGAGCAGCAACAAAATAACCCACAGAAAGTTGCCGAAACATATCCTTCTTCTATAGTAAGAAAATATGTGCCGGGATTTCGAACGGATATTGTATGGAAAAAAGTGATTGCGGTGATTTATTATTTATTCATTGGACTAGGTTTACCGTTAGATATTAGTAGAAATGGAAGTTCTACTGGTCGATCAGCGCTAGTAGTTGAAGATCTGCTCTATTTTGTTCTTCCTGTATTTTTATTTACTAATTTTATGGATTTTCATAGTAAACTTCCTTTATTAAAGTCAAAAAAACGCATAGTTAGAATTTTTGGCTATATCTTACTGGGGCTTTTTTGGCTTGCACTTTGTTCACTGCTTCGTGGTGAACAGCGAGTACCATAA